A single genomic interval of Kogia breviceps isolate mKogBre1 chromosome 6, mKogBre1 haplotype 1, whole genome shotgun sequence harbors:
- the THAP9 gene encoding DNA transposase THAP9 isoform X4 produces the protein MLQVSKKRLASAKNYRMIKKRKGLRLIDALVEEKLLSEETECLLRAQFSDFKWELYNWRETAEYSTEMKQFACTLYLCSSKVYDYVRKILKLPHSSILRTWLSKCKPGPGFSSNVFSFLQQKVENGDQLYQYCSLIIKGISLKQQLQWDPSSHHLLGFMDFGLGKLDADETPLASETILLMAVGISGHWRTPLGYFFVNRASGYLQAQLLRLTIGKLSDIGVTVLAVTSDATAHSVQMAKALGIHLDGDNMKCTFQHPSSSSQQIAYFFDSCHLLRLIRNAFQNFQSIQFINGTAHWQHLVELVALEEQELSSMERIPRKLANLKNHILKMNCAAQLFSESVASALECLLSLGLPSFQNCIGTIQFLRLINNLFDIFNSRNYYGKGLKGPLLPETFNKINHVLIEAKTIFVTLSDISNNQIIKGKRKLGFLGFLLNAESLKWLYQNYVSPKVMPFPYLLTYKFSQDHLELFLKMLRQVLVTSSNPTCMAFQKAYHNLETRCRLQDEVFLSEVSILDISVARRTDLALWTVQRQYGISVIKTLFCKEDICQDWSDCSLSEALLDLSDHRQTLTCCAGYIANKLSALLTCEDCISALYASDLKSSKIGSLLCVKKENGLHLPSESLCRVIDICERVVRTHSRMAVYELLLPKQMEFYLQQKILHELSGHSYLFVDLDKHLFDGEVCAINHFVKLLKDIIICFLKIRAKGVTQYPLKHHSERTEMKTLSRKHWSSLQNYKCSSFANTNKYRHLLRNDGYPFK, from the exons ATGCTACAAGTGTCCAAAAAAAGACTTGCTTCTGCAAAAAACTACAGGATGATCAAGAAGAGAAAGGGCTTACGATTAATTGATGCACTTGTAGAAGAGAAGCTACTTTCAGAGGAAACAGAGTGTCTGCTACGAGCACAATTTTCCG aTTTTAAATGGGAGTTGTATAACTGGAGAGAAACAGCTGAGTACTCCACAGAAATGAAGCAATTTGCGTGTACACTCTACTTGTGCAGTAGCAAAGTCTATGATTATGTAAGAAAGATTCTTAAACTGCCTCATTCTTCTATCCTCAGAAC atgGCTGTCCAAATGCAAACCCGGTCCAGGTTTCAGCAGCaacgttttttcttttcttcaacaaAAAGTAGAGAATGGAGACCAGCTATATCAATATTGTTCACTGATAATAAAAGGTATCTCTCTCAAGCAGCAACTTCAGTGGGACCCCAGCAGTCACCATTTGCTAGGGTTTATGGACTTTGGTCTTGGCAAACTTGATGCTGATGAAACGCCACTTGCCTCAGAAACTATTTTGCTCATGGCAGTGGGTATTTCTGGTCACTGGAGGACACCTCTTGGTTATTTTTTTGTAAACAGGGCGTCTGGATATTTGCAAGCTCAGCTGCTTCGTCTGACGATTGGCAAACTGAGTGACATAGGGGTCACAGTTCTAGCCGTCACGTCTGATGCCACAGCTCACAGTGTTCAGATGGCAAAAGCGTTGGGGATACATCTTGATGGCGACAACATGAAGTGTACATTTCAGCATCCTTCATCTTCTAGTCAACAGATTGCATACTTCTTTGATTCTTGCCACTTGCTTAGATTAATAAGAAATGCATTTCAGAATTTTCAAAGCATTCAGTTTATTAATGGCACAGCACACTGGCAGCACCTTGTGGAGTTAGTAGCACTAGAGGAACAGGAATTATCAAGTATGGAGAGAATCCCAAGAAAACTGGCAAATTTGAAGAACCACATACTGAAAATGAATTGTGCTGCCCAACTCTTCAGTGAGAGCGTGGCCAGCGCATTAGAATGTTTGCTGTCATTAGGCCTGCCTTCTTTTCAAAACTGTATTGGTACCATCCAGTTCTTACGCTTAATTAACAATCTGTTTGACATTTTTAATAGTAGGAACTATTATGGAAAGGGACTTAAAGGACCTCTCTTACCCGaaacttttaataaaatcaaCCATGTGTTAATTGAAGCCAAGACTATTTTTGTTACATTATCTGACATTAGCAATAATCAAATAATTAAAGGTAAGCGAAAACTGGGATTCCTGGGATTTTTGCTTAATGCTGAGAGCTTAAAATGGCTCTACCAAAATTATGTTTCCCCAAAAGTCATGCCTTTTCCGTATCTTCTGACTTACAAATTCAGTCAAGATCATCTGGAATTATTTCTAAAGATGCTTAGACAGGTATTGGTAACCAGTTCTAACCCTACCTGCATGGCATTCCAGAAAGCTTACCATAATTTGGAGACCAGATGCAGATTACAAGATGAGGTttttctaagtgaagtaagcatCCTTGACATTTCAGTTGCTCGAAGGACGGACTTGGCCCTTTGGACAGTTCAGCGTCAGTATGGTATCAGCGTTATAAAGACTCTCTTTTGCAAAGAGGATATTTGCCAAGACTGGTCTGACTGTTCGCTAAGTGAGGCATTGCTAGACCTGTCAGATCATAGGCAAACTCTTACCTGTTGTGCTGGTTATATTGCAAATAAATTATCAGCTCTTTTAACATGTGAGGACTGCATCAGTGCACTATATGCATCAGATCTCAAATCCTCTAAAATTGGATCACTGTTAtgtgttaaaaaggaaaatggcttGCATCTCCCTTCAGAAAGTTTGTGCCGAGTCATAGATATTTGTGAGCGAGTTGTAAGAACCCATTCAAGAATGGCAGTTTATGAACTACTACTTCCTAAACAGATGGAATTTTATCTTCAGCAAAAAATATTACATGAGCTTTCCGGGCATAGTTATCTTTTTGTAGATTTAGATAAGCATCTCTTTGATGGAGAAGTGTGTGCCATCAATCACTTTGTAAAGTTACTAAAGGACATAATAATCTGTTTCTTAAAGATCAGAGCTAAAGGTGTAACTCAGTACCCTTTAAAACACCATTCAGaaagaactgaaatgaaaactttgtCAAGGAAACACTGGTCATCTTTACAGAATTACAAATGTTCAAGTTTTGCTAATACCAATAAATACAGGCACTTGCTAAGGAATGATGGCTATCCGTTCAAATGA
- the THAP9 gene encoding DNA transposase THAP9 isoform X2: MTHRFPTDTIQRSKWIRAVNRMDPRSKKIWIPGPGAMLCSKHFQESDFESYGIRRKLKKGAVPSVSLYKVLQGVHLKGKARQKILKQPLPDNSQEVATEDHNYSLKRPLTIGAEKLAEVQQMLQVSKKRLASAKNYRMIKKRKGLRLIDALVEEKLLSEETECLLRAQFSDFKWELYNWRETAEYSTEMKQFACTLYLCSSKVYDYVRKILKLPHSSILRTWLSKCKPGPGFSSNVFSFLQQKVENGDQLYQYCSLIIKGISLKQQLQWDPSSHHLLGFMDFGLGKLDADETPLASETILLMAVGISGHWRTPLGYFFVNRASGYLQAQLLRLTIGKLSDIGVTVLAVTSDATAHSVQMAKALGIHLDGDNMKCTFQHPSSSSQQIAYFFDSCHLLRLIRNAFQNFQSIQFINGTAHWQHLVELVALEEQELSSMERIPRKLANLKNHILKMNCAAQLFSESVASALECLLSLGLPSFQNCIGTIQFLRLINNLFDIFNSRNYYGKGLKGPLLPETFNKINHVLIEAKTIFVTLSDISNNQIIKGKRKLGFLGFLLNAESLKWLYQNYVSPKVMPFPYLLTYKFSQDHLELFLKMLRQVLVTSSNPTCMAFQKAYHNLETRCRLQDEVFLSEVSILDISVARRTDLALWTVQRQYGISVIKTLFCKEDICQDWSDCSLSEALLDLSDHRQTLTCCAGYIANKLSALLTCEDCISALYASDLKSSKIGSLLCVKKENGLHLPSESLCRVIDICERVVRTHSRMAVYELLLPKQMEFYLQQKILHELSGHSYLFVDLDKHLFDGEVCAINHFVKLLKDIIICFLKIRAKGVTQYPLKHHSERTEMKTLSRKHWSSLQNYKCSSFANTNKYRHLLRNDGYPFK, encoded by the exons ATGACTCACAG ATTTCCAACTGATACCATTCAGCGCTCAAAATGGATCAGGGCTGTTAATCGTATGGACCCCAGAAGCAAAAAGATTTGGATTCCAGGACCAGGTGCTATGCTATGTTCCAAACACTTTCAAGAAAGTGACTTTGAGTCATATGGCATAAGAAGAAAGCTGAAAAAAGGAGCTGTGCCTTCTGTTTCTCTATACAAG GTTCTCCAAGGTGTACACCTTAAAGGTAAAGCAAGACAAAAAATCCTAAAACAGCCACTTCCTGATAATTCTCAAGAGGTTGCTACTGAGGACCATAACTACAGTCTAAAGAGACCTCTCACAATAGGAGCAGAGAAACTGGCTGAGGTGCAACAGATGCTACAAGTGTCCAAAAAAAGACTTGCTTCTGCAAAAAACTACAGGATGATCAAGAAGAGAAAGGGCTTACGATTAATTGATGCACTTGTAGAAGAGAAGCTACTTTCAGAGGAAACAGAGTGTCTGCTACGAGCACAATTTTCCG aTTTTAAATGGGAGTTGTATAACTGGAGAGAAACAGCTGAGTACTCCACAGAAATGAAGCAATTTGCGTGTACACTCTACTTGTGCAGTAGCAAAGTCTATGATTATGTAAGAAAGATTCTTAAACTGCCTCATTCTTCTATCCTCAGAAC atgGCTGTCCAAATGCAAACCCGGTCCAGGTTTCAGCAGCaacgttttttcttttcttcaacaaAAAGTAGAGAATGGAGACCAGCTATATCAATATTGTTCACTGATAATAAAAGGTATCTCTCTCAAGCAGCAACTTCAGTGGGACCCCAGCAGTCACCATTTGCTAGGGTTTATGGACTTTGGTCTTGGCAAACTTGATGCTGATGAAACGCCACTTGCCTCAGAAACTATTTTGCTCATGGCAGTGGGTATTTCTGGTCACTGGAGGACACCTCTTGGTTATTTTTTTGTAAACAGGGCGTCTGGATATTTGCAAGCTCAGCTGCTTCGTCTGACGATTGGCAAACTGAGTGACATAGGGGTCACAGTTCTAGCCGTCACGTCTGATGCCACAGCTCACAGTGTTCAGATGGCAAAAGCGTTGGGGATACATCTTGATGGCGACAACATGAAGTGTACATTTCAGCATCCTTCATCTTCTAGTCAACAGATTGCATACTTCTTTGATTCTTGCCACTTGCTTAGATTAATAAGAAATGCATTTCAGAATTTTCAAAGCATTCAGTTTATTAATGGCACAGCACACTGGCAGCACCTTGTGGAGTTAGTAGCACTAGAGGAACAGGAATTATCAAGTATGGAGAGAATCCCAAGAAAACTGGCAAATTTGAAGAACCACATACTGAAAATGAATTGTGCTGCCCAACTCTTCAGTGAGAGCGTGGCCAGCGCATTAGAATGTTTGCTGTCATTAGGCCTGCCTTCTTTTCAAAACTGTATTGGTACCATCCAGTTCTTACGCTTAATTAACAATCTGTTTGACATTTTTAATAGTAGGAACTATTATGGAAAGGGACTTAAAGGACCTCTCTTACCCGaaacttttaataaaatcaaCCATGTGTTAATTGAAGCCAAGACTATTTTTGTTACATTATCTGACATTAGCAATAATCAAATAATTAAAGGTAAGCGAAAACTGGGATTCCTGGGATTTTTGCTTAATGCTGAGAGCTTAAAATGGCTCTACCAAAATTATGTTTCCCCAAAAGTCATGCCTTTTCCGTATCTTCTGACTTACAAATTCAGTCAAGATCATCTGGAATTATTTCTAAAGATGCTTAGACAGGTATTGGTAACCAGTTCTAACCCTACCTGCATGGCATTCCAGAAAGCTTACCATAATTTGGAGACCAGATGCAGATTACAAGATGAGGTttttctaagtgaagtaagcatCCTTGACATTTCAGTTGCTCGAAGGACGGACTTGGCCCTTTGGACAGTTCAGCGTCAGTATGGTATCAGCGTTATAAAGACTCTCTTTTGCAAAGAGGATATTTGCCAAGACTGGTCTGACTGTTCGCTAAGTGAGGCATTGCTAGACCTGTCAGATCATAGGCAAACTCTTACCTGTTGTGCTGGTTATATTGCAAATAAATTATCAGCTCTTTTAACATGTGAGGACTGCATCAGTGCACTATATGCATCAGATCTCAAATCCTCTAAAATTGGATCACTGTTAtgtgttaaaaaggaaaatggcttGCATCTCCCTTCAGAAAGTTTGTGCCGAGTCATAGATATTTGTGAGCGAGTTGTAAGAACCCATTCAAGAATGGCAGTTTATGAACTACTACTTCCTAAACAGATGGAATTTTATCTTCAGCAAAAAATATTACATGAGCTTTCCGGGCATAGTTATCTTTTTGTAGATTTAGATAAGCATCTCTTTGATGGAGAAGTGTGTGCCATCAATCACTTTGTAAAGTTACTAAAGGACATAATAATCTGTTTCTTAAAGATCAGAGCTAAAGGTGTAACTCAGTACCCTTTAAAACACCATTCAGaaagaactgaaatgaaaactttgtCAAGGAAACACTGGTCATCTTTACAGAATTACAAATGTTCAAGTTTTGCTAATACCAATAAATACAGGCACTTGCTAAGGAATGATGGCTATCCGTTCAAATGA
- the THAP9 gene encoding DNA transposase THAP9 isoform X3 → MDPRSKKIWIPGPGAMLCSKHFQESDFESYGIRRKLKKGAVPSVSLYKVLQGVHLKGKARQKILKQPLPDNSQEVATEDHNYSLKRPLTIGAEKLAEVQQMLQVSKKRLASAKNYRMIKKRKGLRLIDALVEEKLLSEETECLLRAQFSDFKWELYNWRETAEYSTEMKQFACTLYLCSSKVYDYVRKILKLPHSSILRTWLSKCKPGPGFSSNVFSFLQQKVENGDQLYQYCSLIIKGISLKQQLQWDPSSHHLLGFMDFGLGKLDADETPLASETILLMAVGISGHWRTPLGYFFVNRASGYLQAQLLRLTIGKLSDIGVTVLAVTSDATAHSVQMAKALGIHLDGDNMKCTFQHPSSSSQQIAYFFDSCHLLRLIRNAFQNFQSIQFINGTAHWQHLVELVALEEQELSSMERIPRKLANLKNHILKMNCAAQLFSESVASALECLLSLGLPSFQNCIGTIQFLRLINNLFDIFNSRNYYGKGLKGPLLPETFNKINHVLIEAKTIFVTLSDISNNQIIKGKRKLGFLGFLLNAESLKWLYQNYVSPKVMPFPYLLTYKFSQDHLELFLKMLRQVLVTSSNPTCMAFQKAYHNLETRCRLQDEVFLSEVSILDISVARRTDLALWTVQRQYGISVIKTLFCKEDICQDWSDCSLSEALLDLSDHRQTLTCCAGYIANKLSALLTCEDCISALYASDLKSSKIGSLLCVKKENGLHLPSESLCRVIDICERVVRTHSRMAVYELLLPKQMEFYLQQKILHELSGHSYLFVDLDKHLFDGEVCAINHFVKLLKDIIICFLKIRAKGVTQYPLKHHSERTEMKTLSRKHWSSLQNYKCSSFANTNKYRHLLRNDGYPFK, encoded by the exons ATGGACCCCAGAAGCAAAAAGATTTGGATTCCAGGACCAGGTGCTATGCTATGTTCCAAACACTTTCAAGAAAGTGACTTTGAGTCATATGGCATAAGAAGAAAGCTGAAAAAAGGAGCTGTGCCTTCTGTTTCTCTATACAAG GTTCTCCAAGGTGTACACCTTAAAGGTAAAGCAAGACAAAAAATCCTAAAACAGCCACTTCCTGATAATTCTCAAGAGGTTGCTACTGAGGACCATAACTACAGTCTAAAGAGACCTCTCACAATAGGAGCAGAGAAACTGGCTGAGGTGCAACAGATGCTACAAGTGTCCAAAAAAAGACTTGCTTCTGCAAAAAACTACAGGATGATCAAGAAGAGAAAGGGCTTACGATTAATTGATGCACTTGTAGAAGAGAAGCTACTTTCAGAGGAAACAGAGTGTCTGCTACGAGCACAATTTTCCG aTTTTAAATGGGAGTTGTATAACTGGAGAGAAACAGCTGAGTACTCCACAGAAATGAAGCAATTTGCGTGTACACTCTACTTGTGCAGTAGCAAAGTCTATGATTATGTAAGAAAGATTCTTAAACTGCCTCATTCTTCTATCCTCAGAAC atgGCTGTCCAAATGCAAACCCGGTCCAGGTTTCAGCAGCaacgttttttcttttcttcaacaaAAAGTAGAGAATGGAGACCAGCTATATCAATATTGTTCACTGATAATAAAAGGTATCTCTCTCAAGCAGCAACTTCAGTGGGACCCCAGCAGTCACCATTTGCTAGGGTTTATGGACTTTGGTCTTGGCAAACTTGATGCTGATGAAACGCCACTTGCCTCAGAAACTATTTTGCTCATGGCAGTGGGTATTTCTGGTCACTGGAGGACACCTCTTGGTTATTTTTTTGTAAACAGGGCGTCTGGATATTTGCAAGCTCAGCTGCTTCGTCTGACGATTGGCAAACTGAGTGACATAGGGGTCACAGTTCTAGCCGTCACGTCTGATGCCACAGCTCACAGTGTTCAGATGGCAAAAGCGTTGGGGATACATCTTGATGGCGACAACATGAAGTGTACATTTCAGCATCCTTCATCTTCTAGTCAACAGATTGCATACTTCTTTGATTCTTGCCACTTGCTTAGATTAATAAGAAATGCATTTCAGAATTTTCAAAGCATTCAGTTTATTAATGGCACAGCACACTGGCAGCACCTTGTGGAGTTAGTAGCACTAGAGGAACAGGAATTATCAAGTATGGAGAGAATCCCAAGAAAACTGGCAAATTTGAAGAACCACATACTGAAAATGAATTGTGCTGCCCAACTCTTCAGTGAGAGCGTGGCCAGCGCATTAGAATGTTTGCTGTCATTAGGCCTGCCTTCTTTTCAAAACTGTATTGGTACCATCCAGTTCTTACGCTTAATTAACAATCTGTTTGACATTTTTAATAGTAGGAACTATTATGGAAAGGGACTTAAAGGACCTCTCTTACCCGaaacttttaataaaatcaaCCATGTGTTAATTGAAGCCAAGACTATTTTTGTTACATTATCTGACATTAGCAATAATCAAATAATTAAAGGTAAGCGAAAACTGGGATTCCTGGGATTTTTGCTTAATGCTGAGAGCTTAAAATGGCTCTACCAAAATTATGTTTCCCCAAAAGTCATGCCTTTTCCGTATCTTCTGACTTACAAATTCAGTCAAGATCATCTGGAATTATTTCTAAAGATGCTTAGACAGGTATTGGTAACCAGTTCTAACCCTACCTGCATGGCATTCCAGAAAGCTTACCATAATTTGGAGACCAGATGCAGATTACAAGATGAGGTttttctaagtgaagtaagcatCCTTGACATTTCAGTTGCTCGAAGGACGGACTTGGCCCTTTGGACAGTTCAGCGTCAGTATGGTATCAGCGTTATAAAGACTCTCTTTTGCAAAGAGGATATTTGCCAAGACTGGTCTGACTGTTCGCTAAGTGAGGCATTGCTAGACCTGTCAGATCATAGGCAAACTCTTACCTGTTGTGCTGGTTATATTGCAAATAAATTATCAGCTCTTTTAACATGTGAGGACTGCATCAGTGCACTATATGCATCAGATCTCAAATCCTCTAAAATTGGATCACTGTTAtgtgttaaaaaggaaaatggcttGCATCTCCCTTCAGAAAGTTTGTGCCGAGTCATAGATATTTGTGAGCGAGTTGTAAGAACCCATTCAAGAATGGCAGTTTATGAACTACTACTTCCTAAACAGATGGAATTTTATCTTCAGCAAAAAATATTACATGAGCTTTCCGGGCATAGTTATCTTTTTGTAGATTTAGATAAGCATCTCTTTGATGGAGAAGTGTGTGCCATCAATCACTTTGTAAAGTTACTAAAGGACATAATAATCTGTTTCTTAAAGATCAGAGCTAAAGGTGTAACTCAGTACCCTTTAAAACACCATTCAGaaagaactgaaatgaaaactttgtCAAGGAAACACTGGTCATCTTTACAGAATTACAAATGTTCAAGTTTTGCTAATACCAATAAATACAGGCACTTGCTAAGGAATGATGGCTATCCGTTCAAATGA
- the THAP9 gene encoding DNA transposase THAP9 isoform X1 has protein sequence MTRSCSAVGCSTRDTVLSRERGLSFHQFPTDTIQRSKWIRAVNRMDPRSKKIWIPGPGAMLCSKHFQESDFESYGIRRKLKKGAVPSVSLYKVLQGVHLKGKARQKILKQPLPDNSQEVATEDHNYSLKRPLTIGAEKLAEVQQMLQVSKKRLASAKNYRMIKKRKGLRLIDALVEEKLLSEETECLLRAQFSDFKWELYNWRETAEYSTEMKQFACTLYLCSSKVYDYVRKILKLPHSSILRTWLSKCKPGPGFSSNVFSFLQQKVENGDQLYQYCSLIIKGISLKQQLQWDPSSHHLLGFMDFGLGKLDADETPLASETILLMAVGISGHWRTPLGYFFVNRASGYLQAQLLRLTIGKLSDIGVTVLAVTSDATAHSVQMAKALGIHLDGDNMKCTFQHPSSSSQQIAYFFDSCHLLRLIRNAFQNFQSIQFINGTAHWQHLVELVALEEQELSSMERIPRKLANLKNHILKMNCAAQLFSESVASALECLLSLGLPSFQNCIGTIQFLRLINNLFDIFNSRNYYGKGLKGPLLPETFNKINHVLIEAKTIFVTLSDISNNQIIKGKRKLGFLGFLLNAESLKWLYQNYVSPKVMPFPYLLTYKFSQDHLELFLKMLRQVLVTSSNPTCMAFQKAYHNLETRCRLQDEVFLSEVSILDISVARRTDLALWTVQRQYGISVIKTLFCKEDICQDWSDCSLSEALLDLSDHRQTLTCCAGYIANKLSALLTCEDCISALYASDLKSSKIGSLLCVKKENGLHLPSESLCRVIDICERVVRTHSRMAVYELLLPKQMEFYLQQKILHELSGHSYLFVDLDKHLFDGEVCAINHFVKLLKDIIICFLKIRAKGVTQYPLKHHSERTEMKTLSRKHWSSLQNYKCSSFANTNKYRHLLRNDGYPFK, from the exons ATGACCCGAAGTTGCTCGGCAGTGGGCTGCAGCACCCGGGATACCGTGCTGAGCCGGGAGCGCGGCCTCTCCTTCCACCA ATTTCCAACTGATACCATTCAGCGCTCAAAATGGATCAGGGCTGTTAATCGTATGGACCCCAGAAGCAAAAAGATTTGGATTCCAGGACCAGGTGCTATGCTATGTTCCAAACACTTTCAAGAAAGTGACTTTGAGTCATATGGCATAAGAAGAAAGCTGAAAAAAGGAGCTGTGCCTTCTGTTTCTCTATACAAG GTTCTCCAAGGTGTACACCTTAAAGGTAAAGCAAGACAAAAAATCCTAAAACAGCCACTTCCTGATAATTCTCAAGAGGTTGCTACTGAGGACCATAACTACAGTCTAAAGAGACCTCTCACAATAGGAGCAGAGAAACTGGCTGAGGTGCAACAGATGCTACAAGTGTCCAAAAAAAGACTTGCTTCTGCAAAAAACTACAGGATGATCAAGAAGAGAAAGGGCTTACGATTAATTGATGCACTTGTAGAAGAGAAGCTACTTTCAGAGGAAACAGAGTGTCTGCTACGAGCACAATTTTCCG aTTTTAAATGGGAGTTGTATAACTGGAGAGAAACAGCTGAGTACTCCACAGAAATGAAGCAATTTGCGTGTACACTCTACTTGTGCAGTAGCAAAGTCTATGATTATGTAAGAAAGATTCTTAAACTGCCTCATTCTTCTATCCTCAGAAC atgGCTGTCCAAATGCAAACCCGGTCCAGGTTTCAGCAGCaacgttttttcttttcttcaacaaAAAGTAGAGAATGGAGACCAGCTATATCAATATTGTTCACTGATAATAAAAGGTATCTCTCTCAAGCAGCAACTTCAGTGGGACCCCAGCAGTCACCATTTGCTAGGGTTTATGGACTTTGGTCTTGGCAAACTTGATGCTGATGAAACGCCACTTGCCTCAGAAACTATTTTGCTCATGGCAGTGGGTATTTCTGGTCACTGGAGGACACCTCTTGGTTATTTTTTTGTAAACAGGGCGTCTGGATATTTGCAAGCTCAGCTGCTTCGTCTGACGATTGGCAAACTGAGTGACATAGGGGTCACAGTTCTAGCCGTCACGTCTGATGCCACAGCTCACAGTGTTCAGATGGCAAAAGCGTTGGGGATACATCTTGATGGCGACAACATGAAGTGTACATTTCAGCATCCTTCATCTTCTAGTCAACAGATTGCATACTTCTTTGATTCTTGCCACTTGCTTAGATTAATAAGAAATGCATTTCAGAATTTTCAAAGCATTCAGTTTATTAATGGCACAGCACACTGGCAGCACCTTGTGGAGTTAGTAGCACTAGAGGAACAGGAATTATCAAGTATGGAGAGAATCCCAAGAAAACTGGCAAATTTGAAGAACCACATACTGAAAATGAATTGTGCTGCCCAACTCTTCAGTGAGAGCGTGGCCAGCGCATTAGAATGTTTGCTGTCATTAGGCCTGCCTTCTTTTCAAAACTGTATTGGTACCATCCAGTTCTTACGCTTAATTAACAATCTGTTTGACATTTTTAATAGTAGGAACTATTATGGAAAGGGACTTAAAGGACCTCTCTTACCCGaaacttttaataaaatcaaCCATGTGTTAATTGAAGCCAAGACTATTTTTGTTACATTATCTGACATTAGCAATAATCAAATAATTAAAGGTAAGCGAAAACTGGGATTCCTGGGATTTTTGCTTAATGCTGAGAGCTTAAAATGGCTCTACCAAAATTATGTTTCCCCAAAAGTCATGCCTTTTCCGTATCTTCTGACTTACAAATTCAGTCAAGATCATCTGGAATTATTTCTAAAGATGCTTAGACAGGTATTGGTAACCAGTTCTAACCCTACCTGCATGGCATTCCAGAAAGCTTACCATAATTTGGAGACCAGATGCAGATTACAAGATGAGGTttttctaagtgaagtaagcatCCTTGACATTTCAGTTGCTCGAAGGACGGACTTGGCCCTTTGGACAGTTCAGCGTCAGTATGGTATCAGCGTTATAAAGACTCTCTTTTGCAAAGAGGATATTTGCCAAGACTGGTCTGACTGTTCGCTAAGTGAGGCATTGCTAGACCTGTCAGATCATAGGCAAACTCTTACCTGTTGTGCTGGTTATATTGCAAATAAATTATCAGCTCTTTTAACATGTGAGGACTGCATCAGTGCACTATATGCATCAGATCTCAAATCCTCTAAAATTGGATCACTGTTAtgtgttaaaaaggaaaatggcttGCATCTCCCTTCAGAAAGTTTGTGCCGAGTCATAGATATTTGTGAGCGAGTTGTAAGAACCCATTCAAGAATGGCAGTTTATGAACTACTACTTCCTAAACAGATGGAATTTTATCTTCAGCAAAAAATATTACATGAGCTTTCCGGGCATAGTTATCTTTTTGTAGATTTAGATAAGCATCTCTTTGATGGAGAAGTGTGTGCCATCAATCACTTTGTAAAGTTACTAAAGGACATAATAATCTGTTTCTTAAAGATCAGAGCTAAAGGTGTAACTCAGTACCCTTTAAAACACCATTCAGaaagaactgaaatgaaaactttgtCAAGGAAACACTGGTCATCTTTACAGAATTACAAATGTTCAAGTTTTGCTAATACCAATAAATACAGGCACTTGCTAAGGAATGATGGCTATCCGTTCAAATGA